In one window of Legionella fallonii LLAP-10 DNA:
- a CDS encoding UvrD-helicase domain-containing protein: MLNSQQMAAVHYIDGPLLVLAGAGSGKTRVITQKIGYLINTCGYAAKSICAVTFTNKAANEMRARIAAVLPAPSRRGLKIATFHTLGLSMIKRDVALCDLKKGFSIFDSEDCLQILRGFLPANKANERDVILQIQQQISRWKNDFLSPDAVWQRSANTPVYEEAALIYPRYQQALKAYNAVDFDDLIRLPVDLLTKHPEVLEYWQNKIRHLLVDEYQDSNTSQYLLVKKLVGVRAHFTVVGDDDQSIYAWRGAKPENLEQLQKDYPQLKIIKLEQNYRSTSRILHVANHLIANNPHLFEKKLWSELGYGELLRVVSCKDENDEAEHVVADLISHKLRVRTNYNDYAILYRGNHQSRIFEKVLRHYGIPYRISGGQSWFAKAEVKDVFAYLKLLCNEADDAAFLRTINTPKRGIGEASLDALGRYVQGRGISLYAGADHLALSEHLADKPRAALSTFKNWLHEVKTKLASGPILEHLKEMVEDSGYEAHVYEQSDTPAKAQKKMDNVWELIEWVGRLLAKKPEQTLGDVVNKLILIDILEQSDEQDAEMVQLMTLHASKGLEFPYVYLVGMEEELLPHRVSIDEDQIEEERRLAYVGITRAQKGLCFTLAKQRRRGGELLDSLPSRFLEELPQDNLEWFGKGGERCEEKSKKLAQSHLAGLKNLLS; the protein is encoded by the coding sequence ATGCTAAATAGCCAGCAAATGGCTGCCGTACATTATATAGATGGGCCTTTGTTGGTTCTTGCTGGTGCAGGAAGTGGTAAGACCAGGGTCATAACGCAAAAAATCGGTTATTTAATTAATACCTGTGGTTATGCAGCAAAGTCGATATGTGCAGTAACTTTTACCAATAAAGCCGCTAACGAAATGCGTGCTCGGATCGCTGCAGTTTTACCAGCTCCTAGTCGGCGAGGCTTAAAGATTGCGACCTTTCATACTTTAGGTTTAAGTATGATTAAACGAGATGTTGCTCTTTGTGATTTGAAGAAAGGATTTTCCATTTTTGATAGTGAAGATTGCCTACAGATTTTACGAGGCTTTCTTCCTGCCAATAAGGCGAACGAGCGGGATGTTATCTTGCAAATTCAACAGCAAATTTCACGATGGAAAAATGATTTTTTATCTCCAGACGCAGTCTGGCAACGCTCTGCCAATACGCCAGTATATGAAGAGGCTGCTCTAATTTATCCCCGATATCAACAGGCTCTCAAAGCGTATAATGCTGTTGATTTTGATGATTTGATTCGGCTTCCGGTCGATTTACTAACAAAACATCCGGAGGTATTAGAATATTGGCAAAATAAAATTCGTCATTTGTTGGTGGATGAATATCAAGATTCTAATACCAGTCAGTATCTATTAGTAAAAAAGTTGGTTGGGGTACGGGCTCACTTTACTGTTGTGGGAGATGATGATCAGTCGATTTATGCTTGGCGTGGGGCTAAGCCTGAAAACCTAGAGCAACTACAAAAGGATTACCCTCAATTAAAAATAATTAAACTGGAGCAAAACTATCGCTCGACCAGCCGAATTTTGCATGTTGCTAATCACTTAATTGCTAATAATCCACACTTGTTTGAAAAGAAATTATGGAGTGAGTTAGGCTATGGAGAGCTATTACGGGTAGTTAGTTGCAAAGATGAAAATGATGAAGCTGAGCATGTTGTCGCTGATCTGATTAGTCATAAACTACGCGTTAGAACCAATTATAATGATTATGCCATTTTGTATAGGGGCAATCATCAATCACGTATTTTTGAAAAAGTGCTAAGACATTATGGTATTCCTTATCGCATCAGTGGCGGCCAATCGTGGTTCGCTAAGGCAGAGGTGAAGGACGTCTTCGCTTATTTAAAATTGTTGTGTAATGAAGCAGACGATGCTGCTTTCTTACGGACGATCAATACTCCCAAACGGGGGATTGGCGAAGCCAGTCTTGATGCTTTGGGGCGTTATGTGCAAGGCCGAGGCATTAGCCTTTATGCTGGCGCCGATCATTTGGCCTTGAGTGAACATTTGGCGGATAAACCACGCGCGGCGCTATCTACTTTTAAAAATTGGTTGCATGAAGTTAAAACCAAATTAGCCTCCGGTCCAATATTAGAACATTTAAAAGAAATGGTCGAAGACAGTGGTTATGAAGCCCATGTTTATGAACAAAGCGACACTCCCGCGAAAGCGCAAAAAAAGATGGATAATGTTTGGGAATTAATAGAGTGGGTAGGGCGATTATTAGCTAAGAAGCCAGAACAAACTTTAGGTGATGTAGTCAATAAATTAATTTTAATTGATATCTTAGAACAGTCCGATGAGCAAGATGCAGAAATGGTGCAATTAATGACATTACACGCATCCAAAGGATTAGAGTTTCCCTACGTCTATTTAGTGGGTATGGAAGAGGAGTTATTACCTCATAGAGTCAGTATTGATGAAGATCAAATTGAAGAGGAGAGACGACTTGCCTACGTTGGCATTACACGCGCACAAAAAGGGCTGTGTTTTACCTTAGCCAAACAACGGCGCCGTGGGGGTGAACTTCTAGACTCATTACCTAGTCGATTTTTAGAAGAGTTACCTCAGGATAATTTAGAGTGGTTTGGTAAAGGCGGAGAGCGCTGTGAAGAG
- a CDS encoding HdeD family acid-resistance protein produces MENRNNIMTHSDAKNMQRQWGWLLGLGVLLLLLGFIGLGMDILLTIISMYFFAALLMVSGLSHFADAFKYKKWNGAVWQILIAIFYLIGAGIVLYDPLLASTIITALLAWTLIIIGVTRIGMSLSLRDTKGWGWILFAGISSLILGFLILLHWPMSGLWVIGLFIAIDMIISGWTYIFIAISLRRA; encoded by the coding sequence ATGGAAAATAGAAATAATATCATGACTCATTCCGATGCAAAAAACATGCAACGTCAATGGGGATGGCTTTTGGGCTTAGGAGTTCTGCTCTTGCTCCTTGGTTTTATTGGTTTAGGAATGGACATCTTACTAACGATAATCAGCATGTATTTTTTTGCCGCGTTACTCATGGTTTCTGGATTATCGCACTTTGCCGATGCTTTTAAATATAAGAAATGGAACGGTGCGGTTTGGCAAATTCTCATTGCAATATTCTATCTTATTGGCGCTGGTATCGTCTTATATGATCCTCTATTAGCCTCAACCATCATTACTGCTTTACTCGCTTGGACGCTTATTATTATCGGCGTTACCCGTATTGGCATGTCCCTGTCCTTACGAGACACAAAGGGCTGGGGGTGGATCTTATTTGCGGGGATAAGCTCCTTGATCCTTGGTTTCCTGATTCTATTGCACTGGCCAATGAGTGGATTATGGGTCATCGGATTGTTTATTGCTATTGATATGATCATTAGCGGTTGGACGTACATTTTCATAGCAATATCCCTACGCAGAGCCTAA
- a CDS encoding queuosine precursor transporter, protein MYLTEEQKNFASPPNIVAQNKQLPSKKIILMGMFFVSFLIVSNLTAFKVVQIYLTKDFFINFPAALIFFPLTYFFDDILTEVYGFKVSRLIIWGGLACSAFVALFTWLAVQLPASPIWDKNTNHGAHAYELVFSGSLRIFVASMLAYFLGEFLNSMALAYLKVITAGKYLSLRVMSSTAIGAGIDSIIFCNVAFWNVLPAKIIWEIILTQYLLKLGYEFIMLPVTYSLTHYLKRSEQIDYYDTHTKFNPFSLRLSD, encoded by the coding sequence ATGTACTTAACTGAAGAACAGAAGAACTTTGCCTCTCCCCCCAATATTGTTGCCCAAAATAAGCAGCTACCCTCTAAAAAAATTATTTTAATGGGTATGTTTTTTGTCAGTTTTCTCATTGTATCTAATTTAACTGCATTTAAGGTGGTTCAAATCTATCTAACCAAAGATTTTTTTATCAATTTTCCTGCTGCCCTGATATTCTTCCCATTAACTTATTTTTTTGATGATATCTTGACTGAGGTTTATGGTTTTAAGGTCAGTCGTTTAATCATCTGGGGTGGCCTTGCTTGTAGTGCTTTTGTAGCCCTATTTACCTGGTTAGCAGTGCAATTACCCGCGTCACCCATCTGGGATAAAAACACCAACCATGGCGCTCATGCTTATGAGTTGGTATTCAGTGGCTCATTGAGAATTTTCGTTGCATCAATGCTCGCCTATTTTTTGGGTGAATTCTTAAATTCTATGGCTCTGGCTTATTTAAAAGTAATAACCGCAGGAAAGTATTTATCCTTACGTGTCATGAGCAGCACGGCAATAGGTGCTGGAATCGATAGTATTATTTTTTGCAATGTCGCATTTTGGAATGTTTTGCCAGCCAAAATTATTTGGGAAATCATCTTAACCCAATATCTTTTAAAATTAGGATATGAATTTATTATGCTCCCAGTTACTTATTCATTAACTCATTATTTAAAAAGATCGGAACAAATCGATTATTATGATACCCATACAAAATTTAATCCTTTTTCATTACGATTATCCGATTAA
- a CDS encoding CHASE4 domain-containing protein → MLHSRTKLISIIIIVWILLVSLILIASESLFVSGFEKLERDLAADNANRVAHVSLSTLNYIYLQNLDNAYWDKTYDYMQNKNPNFIKDNFLKDFFIDNKINYVLIFDNDRKVVWSSGFDLINKENIPVASDTMTFFKNNGLNMLHHKKDYYSVIKRQYGASGFLQLANNNVAYFSNNYIKDSNDTKPSLGYMVFGRILTPEYLKQLSDDLGYPVSLIPLAKMEKNPEDKKILEQLTQHDVIYTEPLNNDIYLSYFLIKDFTSNPIGVIRIEQPRKVYNESKRSALDSQLILLGLSIVAMLAMSTMVYLFFRKQDLITRSFERFVPHQLIELLQKLNILEVGLGDNSKRTISVLFMDIRNFTTISETLSPQENFDFINMILKRIAPVIAENNGFIDKYIGDAVMALFPREETNADDAVKAAKMILAELTKLNREGILKTKDDVKIGIGINSGEAMLGIIGAEGRLEGTVISDMVNTASRIQTLTKTYGHEILVSEACYKAMKHPELYTIELVDKASLKGKSIKIAIYSVS, encoded by the coding sequence ATGCTGCATTCACGGACTAAGCTGATTTCTATCATTATCATCGTATGGATATTGCTTGTTTCGCTGATTTTAATTGCGTCCGAATCACTTTTTGTTAGTGGCTTTGAAAAATTGGAGCGGGATCTGGCTGCAGACAATGCCAATCGAGTTGCTCATGTCTCTCTGTCGACCTTAAATTATATTTATTTGCAAAATCTAGATAACGCGTACTGGGATAAAACCTATGATTACATGCAAAATAAAAATCCTAATTTTATTAAAGATAATTTTCTAAAAGATTTTTTTATCGATAACAAGATTAATTATGTCTTGATTTTTGATAATGATAGAAAAGTGGTCTGGTCTAGTGGATTTGATTTAATTAATAAGGAAAATATCCCTGTAGCATCTGATACGATGACATTTTTCAAAAATAATGGTTTGAACATGTTACATCATAAAAAGGACTATTATTCCGTGATAAAAAGACAATATGGGGCATCCGGCTTTTTGCAATTAGCCAATAATAACGTGGCTTACTTTAGTAACAACTATATTAAAGATTCTAACGATACTAAACCTTCTTTGGGATATATGGTGTTCGGACGAATATTAACCCCCGAATATTTAAAGCAATTAAGTGACGATTTAGGCTATCCCGTCAGTTTGATTCCATTAGCCAAGATGGAAAAAAATCCAGAAGACAAAAAAATACTGGAACAATTAACGCAACATGATGTCATTTATACGGAGCCATTAAATAACGACATTTACTTAAGTTATTTCCTAATTAAAGATTTTACCAGCAACCCCATTGGGGTGATTCGCATTGAGCAACCAAGAAAAGTATATAATGAGAGTAAACGCTCTGCTTTAGATAGTCAGCTGATCCTTTTAGGCTTATCCATTGTGGCTATGTTAGCCATGTCTACGATGGTTTATCTATTTTTCAGGAAGCAGGATTTAATCACTCGTTCATTCGAACGTTTTGTTCCTCATCAATTAATAGAACTACTACAGAAGTTGAATATCCTTGAGGTGGGGTTAGGTGATAACTCAAAGAGAACCATTTCTGTATTATTTATGGATATTCGTAATTTCACTACTATTTCTGAAACACTAAGTCCTCAGGAGAACTTTGACTTCATCAATATGATCTTGAAACGAATAGCTCCAGTGATTGCTGAGAATAATGGTTTTATTGATAAATATATTGGGGATGCGGTGATGGCGCTGTTTCCTAGAGAGGAGACTAATGCTGATGATGCAGTAAAAGCGGCAAAAATGATACTTGCTGAACTTACTAAACTCAATCGAGAAGGTATATTAAAAACTAAAGATGATGTGAAAATCGGTATAGGGATCAATAGTGGTGAAGCAATGTTAGGAATTATAGGCGCTGAAGGTCGGTTAGAAGGAACGGTGATTAGTGATATGGTTAATACCGCATCACGTATTCAGACTCTTACTAAAACTTATGGCCATGAGATACTCGTCAGTGAAGCCTGTTATAAGGCGATGAAACATCCCGAGTTATATACTATTGAGTTGGTGGATAAGGCATCGTTGAAAGGTAAATCGATTAAAATAGCAATATATTCGGTTAGTTAA
- a CDS encoding flavin monoamine oxidase family protein: protein MLIRILFLTLSLLGASAHAIKTPQAQYKVIIIGSGIAGLEAAHYLQDHGIDNYIILEARDRVGGRANTISPWPNSVLELGAAMIHGDDPRDPLMKLVQKWNLATMPVNNESAVFYDADGKEISDSLDASFQKLYAEFEKLVAQKQDAPELNANVSVSDVVVELINSHHLNKEMQHGFLYEVSDKIEQEYAADIRDLSVVWYDNEETFPGRNLFLTHGYQDIINGIAKKVNPHILLKQIVSKVDYQNKEHIVVTTTDGKQFTGEYVICTLPLGVLKSGSVRFIPQLPQDKILAMSHLNMGIMNKVFMLFPKVFWDTEQYISVVSPAYWSGKNWIDKGVWIEFDNLNAFFHQPILAAIVTGDFARDLENKSDAEIIQSVMRRLRAVYGDNIPEPIAHVITRWGKDPFSVGSYSSIRPGALEDGNDYLNLAKTVDGHLLFAGEATTNIYPSTVYGAYLSGDRAAQELLNHLSEK, encoded by the coding sequence ATGCTAATAAGGATTTTATTCCTTACTCTATCCTTGTTGGGGGCTAGCGCCCATGCGATAAAGACACCCCAGGCTCAATATAAGGTGATTATTATTGGCTCAGGAATTGCTGGATTGGAAGCCGCGCATTATTTACAAGATCATGGAATAGATAATTATATTATCCTTGAAGCGCGCGATCGTGTTGGTGGTCGAGCTAATACAATCTCGCCTTGGCCTAACTCAGTGCTGGAACTAGGTGCTGCCATGATTCATGGCGATGATCCTCGCGATCCCTTGATGAAATTAGTACAAAAATGGAATTTGGCTACAATGCCTGTCAACAACGAGTCCGCTGTGTTTTATGATGCCGATGGTAAAGAAATTTCAGATTCATTAGACGCCTCCTTCCAAAAGCTTTATGCGGAGTTTGAAAAGCTGGTGGCACAAAAGCAAGATGCTCCTGAGCTCAATGCTAACGTCTCTGTATCTGATGTAGTTGTAGAGCTTATTAATTCGCATCATCTCAATAAAGAAATGCAGCACGGATTTTTGTATGAGGTTTCTGACAAAATCGAACAGGAATATGCCGCCGATATTCGCGATTTATCCGTAGTATGGTACGACAATGAAGAAACTTTTCCGGGACGTAATCTATTTCTTACCCATGGCTATCAGGACATTATTAATGGTATAGCAAAAAAGGTTAATCCTCATATTTTACTTAAGCAAATTGTCAGCAAAGTCGATTATCAAAACAAAGAGCATATTGTTGTCACTACTACAGATGGCAAGCAATTTACTGGGGAATACGTGATTTGTACCCTTCCCCTTGGTGTGCTTAAAAGTGGTAGTGTGAGGTTTATACCGCAATTGCCACAAGATAAAATCCTGGCAATGAGCCATCTTAATATGGGAATTATGAATAAGGTATTTATGTTATTCCCTAAAGTGTTTTGGGATACGGAGCAATACATCAGTGTTGTTTCTCCTGCCTATTGGTCAGGGAAAAACTGGATAGATAAAGGCGTTTGGATCGAGTTTGATAATCTTAATGCTTTTTTCCATCAACCTATTTTAGCCGCTATAGTTACAGGTGATTTTGCGCGGGATCTAGAAAATAAAAGCGATGCAGAAATTATCCAATCAGTGATGAGGCGATTGCGCGCTGTTTATGGGGATAATATTCCTGAGCCAATAGCTCATGTTATTACTCGTTGGGGTAAGGACCCTTTTAGTGTTGGTTCTTATTCTAGTATACGTCCTGGGGCTTTAGAGGATGGGAATGATTATTTGAATTTGGCGAAAACGGTAGATGGACATCTTTTATTTGCTGGTGAGGCTACAACAAATATTTATCCATCAACAGTATATGGCGCTTATTTGAGTGGAGATAGAGCGGCTCAGGAATTATTAAATCATCTCAGTGAGAAATGA
- a CDS encoding glutathione S-transferase family protein: MIVLYSYPQLFDIPDNNPFGLKVDTFLRLAKLHYKVEHLLNTKDAPRGQLPYLSDGDTVVSESNSIISYLTEKYGIMLDAQITDTQKNLHFLVTRMLDNHLYWVMSYSRWQDDRYWPLFKAEFLRQPLDLSESLLEQFRAFNLEKYHYQGIGRYSQQEVYQAGLDDLTIINTLLGGNDFLFGKTIHVVDACCYGFLANILYFEIDTPLRDFIIKTKTLHDYINRIRALLDY; the protein is encoded by the coding sequence ATGATCGTTTTATATTCTTACCCACAATTATTTGATATTCCAGATAACAATCCCTTTGGTTTAAAAGTAGATACTTTTTTAAGGCTCGCTAAATTGCACTATAAAGTAGAACATCTACTCAATACTAAAGATGCTCCGCGCGGACAATTGCCCTACCTCTCCGATGGTGATACGGTCGTTAGTGAGAGCAATTCTATAATCAGTTACTTAACTGAAAAGTATGGAATTATGCTCGATGCGCAAATAACAGATACGCAGAAAAATCTTCATTTCTTAGTGACTCGGATGCTTGATAATCATTTATATTGGGTGATGTCTTATTCACGTTGGCAAGACGATCGTTATTGGCCTTTATTTAAGGCGGAGTTCTTAAGACAACCTTTAGATTTATCAGAGAGCCTTCTTGAACAGTTTCGAGCATTTAATCTTGAAAAATATCATTATCAGGGGATAGGGCGATACTCTCAACAAGAGGTGTACCAAGCGGGGCTAGACGATCTAACGATAATTAATACGCTTTTAGGAGGTAATGATTTCCTATTTGGCAAAACCATACACGTGGTGGATGCTTGCTGTTATGGTTTTTTAGCAAATATTCTTTATTTTGAAATAGATACCCCTCTGAGAGACTTTATTATCAAAACGAAAACACTTCATGATTATATTAATAGAATTAGAGCTCTTTTAGATTACTAA
- a CDS encoding SDR family NAD(P)-dependent oxidoreductase: protein MSKILITGSTDGLGKMAAQLLIEQGHKVVLHARNIQRAAEVANALPGAQKVVIGDLSRIMEIKAVAEQANQLGHFDAIIHNAAIGYREPHRVETKDGLCHVFAINTLAPYILTALIDKPKRLVYLSSGMHYNADTSLYDLNWMRREWNGAEAYAETKFHNTLLAFAVARLCPEVLSNAVEPGWVATKMGGPEAPDDLDAAPRTQIWLATSNEPEALVSGQYFYHLQPRLPNPDARDIRKQEHFLEYCAEISGVYLNNVRRTT from the coding sequence ATGTCCAAAATATTAATTACAGGGTCAACCGATGGCCTTGGTAAAATGGCAGCACAATTGCTGATAGAACAAGGACATAAAGTGGTATTGCATGCTCGAAATATTCAGCGCGCTGCAGAAGTAGCGAACGCTTTGCCGGGAGCACAAAAAGTAGTAATTGGTGATTTATCGCGTATTATGGAAATAAAAGCCGTTGCAGAACAAGCCAATCAGTTGGGGCACTTTGATGCCATTATTCATAATGCAGCAATAGGCTATCGTGAACCTCATCGTGTTGAAACTAAGGATGGCCTTTGTCATGTATTTGCAATTAATACTCTTGCTCCTTACATCTTAACTGCATTGATAGATAAGCCTAAACGCTTGGTCTATTTAAGTTCGGGAATGCATTACAACGCAGATACTTCTCTTTATGATTTAAACTGGATGAGACGAGAATGGAATGGGGCTGAAGCTTATGCGGAGACTAAATTTCATAATACATTGTTGGCTTTTGCAGTAGCCAGACTATGTCCTGAGGTACTTTCCAATGCTGTTGAACCTGGATGGGTTGCCACCAAAATGGGGGGGCCAGAGGCTCCAGATGATCTTGATGCTGCTCCTAGAACACAAATTTGGCTTGCTACTAGTAATGAGCCCGAGGCGCTTGTCTCTGGTCAGTACTTTTATCATTTGCAACCCCGTCTTCCCAATCCCGATGCGCGAGACATCAGGAAGCAAGAGCACTTTCTTGAATACTGCGCTGAGATTTCCGGGGTTTATTTAAATAACGTGCGTCGAACGACATAA
- a CDS encoding flavodoxin family protein yields MINVQIIFHSGYGHTAKQADAVFHGFKDQDRIQANLIQIDSNGDINEESWALIAQAHAIVFGSPTYMGGPSWQFKKFADASSKAWMQSLWKDKICAGFTNSGSMNGDKLSTLHYFFTLAMQHGMIWVGTGMQSANTKAAVRNDLNYLGSYAGAMAQSPVDSSSEEGPLPGDLSTAQQFGARIADMAIRFHNGL; encoded by the coding sequence ATGATAAACGTTCAAATTATTTTCCACAGCGGATACGGTCATACAGCAAAGCAAGCTGATGCGGTGTTTCATGGATTTAAAGATCAAGACCGCATCCAAGCTAATCTAATACAAATAGATAGTAATGGTGATATCAATGAAGAGTCTTGGGCCTTAATTGCACAAGCTCATGCCATTGTTTTCGGCTCGCCAACTTATATGGGCGGTCCGTCATGGCAATTCAAAAAATTTGCTGATGCCTCCTCCAAAGCGTGGATGCAATCACTTTGGAAAGATAAAATCTGTGCTGGTTTTACCAATTCAGGTTCAATGAATGGTGATAAACTGTCAACGCTACATTACTTTTTTACCTTAGCAATGCAACATGGCATGATTTGGGTTGGGACCGGTATGCAGTCGGCAAATACTAAAGCAGCAGTCCGCAATGACCTCAACTATCTAGGTTCATATGCTGGTGCAATGGCTCAATCACCCGTTGACTCCTCTTCGGAAGAAGGCCCTTTGCCAGGCGATCTGTCAACTGCCCAACAATTTGGTGCGCGTATTGCTGACATGGCAATACGATTTCATAATGGATTGTAA
- a CDS encoding diacylglycerol kinase, producing the protein MFQVFLRLYKAFLYSWNGLKNAWSSQWAFRVEVICSLIAIPCAFYIGKNAIEYILLLSSLCLLLIVEIINSAIETTVNRIGTERNDLSGLAKDLASAAVLLAIINLTFTWSIILFL; encoded by the coding sequence ATGTTCCAAGTTTTTTTACGTTTATATAAAGCCTTTCTCTATTCTTGGAATGGCCTTAAAAATGCATGGAGTTCCCAATGGGCATTTAGAGTCGAAGTTATCTGTTCGTTAATTGCCATTCCCTGTGCTTTTTATATAGGGAAAAATGCCATCGAATATATTCTCTTACTAAGTTCTTTATGTTTGCTCCTCATAGTAGAAATTATTAATTCCGCTATAGAAACTACAGTTAATCGCATTGGAACAGAGCGCAATGACCTTTCAGGATTAGCTAAAGATTTAGCCTCCGCTGCGGTATTACTTGCTATTATTAATCTAACCTTCACCTGGAGTATCATTTTATTCCTCTAA
- the hslO gene encoding Hsp33 family molecular chaperone HslO, translated as MKESDTIQRFIFEHANIRGEVVHIEHTYQTIMKQRNYPSMVKNLLGEAIISCLLLASSIKFEGNLSLQFQGDERLPLLLVQCDHELNIRAFAKYAEHLEIIDYATAFLQGQMVLTINQYKQTQIYQSMVPLQSTSMSENLMAYFAQSEQIATRVWLAVNEDMAAGMLLQLMPGQDTEQREQFWEYAVQLGQTVSEQELLTLDNQTLLYRLYNETDVRIFESRPTHFRCHCNVEKMKQVITILGEEEAQEILKEQGAIEINCDFCNKKYSFDPIDVTLLFRK; from the coding sequence ATGAAAGAATCAGATACCATTCAACGCTTTATTTTTGAACATGCCAATATTCGTGGTGAAGTAGTTCATATTGAGCACACTTATCAAACCATAATGAAGCAGCGTAATTACCCTTCCATGGTTAAAAACCTATTAGGTGAGGCAATAATTTCCTGTCTATTATTAGCTAGTAGTATTAAGTTTGAGGGTAACTTAAGCCTGCAATTCCAAGGCGATGAACGTCTACCACTGTTATTGGTGCAATGCGATCATGAATTAAATATTAGAGCCTTCGCTAAATATGCGGAACATCTTGAAATTATTGATTACGCAACGGCATTTCTTCAAGGTCAAATGGTTCTTACTATTAATCAATACAAACAAACGCAAATCTATCAAAGTATGGTACCGCTGCAATCTACCTCTATGAGCGAAAATTTAATGGCTTATTTTGCTCAATCAGAACAAATTGCTACTCGGGTTTGGCTCGCTGTTAATGAGGATATGGCCGCAGGTATGTTACTGCAATTGATGCCAGGACAAGATACGGAGCAAAGAGAGCAGTTTTGGGAATATGCGGTGCAATTAGGTCAAACCGTAAGTGAACAGGAGTTACTTACTTTAGACAATCAAACGTTACTTTATCGCCTTTATAATGAAACAGATGTCAGAATATTTGAAAGCCGCCCCACTCATTTTCGATGCCATTGTAATGTGGAAAAAATGAAACAGGTTATCACCATTCTCGGAGAAGAAGAGGCCCAGGAAATATTAAAAGAACAGGGAGCCATTGAGATTAATTGCGATTTTTGCAATAAAAAATACTCGTTTGATCCAATAGACGTGACGCTACTATTTCGCAAATAA